ctctttcatctctgattttatttaattaggtcctctctctttttttttcttaatgagtttgGTTAAACGTTTGTCAGtgtcttttatcttttcaaagtaccagctcttgatttcattaatcttttgtattattttattttttaatctctattttatCTATGTCTGCTCTAATCTTGGTTATTTTCTTCTGTCACTCAGTTTGGACTTTGTTGTTCTAATTTCCTTTAAGTATAAGGTTAGAGTGTTCATCTGAGATTCTTCTTGTTGTTAGAATTagcctataatgctataaatttcttttttaaaactgcgTTCGCTGTCCTCATCAactttgggttgttgtgttctcattttaatgtattccaaggtatcttttgatttgtttcttgatctcattgttaacccatttttttgtttaataacatgttgtTTAGCCTCCATGTACTTGTGGgctttttcgttttgtttttatgattgaTTTGTATTTCAAACCATTCTGTTCAGAGAGGACTatttatatgatttcattcttcttgactttattaagatttgttttgtgtcctaacatgtggtttatactagaaaatgttttatgtgcACTTGAATGATTGTATATTCTGTTAATTTGGGATAAAAaatgctctaaagcagtggtccccaacatttttgagccatggactggtttaatatcagaaaatattttcatggaccagcctttagggtgggacagatacaTGTATCActtgactgagacaagtgtcaagagtgagtcttagacggatgtaacagaaggaatctggtcattttttaaaaaataaaacatcgttcagacttaaatataaataaaacagaattaatgtaagttatttattctttttctgcggaccggtaccaaatggcccacagaccagtatcggtccgtggcctggggtttggggaccactgctctaaagattttaattaaatctatctgctctaatgtgtcatttaaggctgccatttccttgttgattttctgtctggatgaccTATCCATTGATGTTGATGGGGttttgaaatctcctactatgattgtattgctgtcaatctctcccttggTGTCTATCAGATTTGCTTTAGATGTATAGGTGCTTAAAAATTTACAAGATTATATCCTCTTTATGGcttgctccatttatcattatgtagtgttcttctgtatctcttactataacttcgtcttaaagtctattttgtcagatatagatattgctatcccagcttttattcctttccatttttgtccctttacttttagtctgtgtgtgccCTTCATTCTGAACTGGGTCTCCAATAGACAGCATatatagtcattttttatttttcaattaccctTGACACAGAATATTATAGTAGTAATCTCTGGTGTTTGAGGAGATGTAAAAtagagcacagggaatacagtcaaaaATCTAGATTTTTGGAAACTTTTTATAAAAGGGCACATTAACATGATTATATAtgacttacatatattttatgtaaaatattttatagatttgtatttttaaactgtttacattcactacaattttattttaatttagtatggacattttatcCTCTTGATGTGTTAAGCACCAAGAacacattaaacaaaacaaactacaGCTTGTTTTAGAAGAAATAACAGGACTTTATAGTTCATTTTACGTCCAAGGACACAGTCCATTAGAAGTAATGTAGTAATTGAGCTGAAGACAATAACAAGGTAAATTAACTTTGTTGAGGAGTTGAGATTTTCCCCGACACACtcattacaaatattgatcgacttatgacctatgcaatttacgaccattcgactttaagTCCACAATCACTaactgtgacattcgaataaaagctataaaatacattaataggcttgagaaaataacttaaaaggaaCTGGTCCAGTAAATACAGCACATTCCCggaatagatgagaccagactcccaggatgaataagacagatgagtcctagagatagggaagtcgttagactcccaggatgactaggagctgatgagtccttgagataaggaagtcgtaaaaactcctaagatagttaatgtgaccacatcctaggggatagatagggacatttccagctgggggctttcaactgtatgactggttactaaggcacatgactaaaaatttaatttggaggagccaattgctaaacgccaaattcgcttctgtatgaactgcttgcttgctacgctataaaaacccctagactgtaggcgctcagtgtggctcttgtgactaccacttgagttcacccctgcgcaggtttgtttggttttgtcttgttttgttttttctttttctcttggccataaaactttgtctgaaactctccaaacgtctccagtgtttgttttacccggcaaGTGCAACACTAACCACaactgctccatgtctggcagcacaagcactGCCCAGCTGGgttacgacagtgcggaccagcttccggcaacactaccatctccgcgtgcaccatttcaactgttatcccagactcggtacagcaatttgtgttttgtgtcttggatatttttcatcaaaccccttccaagatatctaccaagaagaaattgtctttgcaaatattaaaccagttgtactggtaatgcagtctTTTTACTTAAACCcaacgaatgtaaaaataagaaacaaaatggtgtagagatgatacaaatggcataaaatgaacaaagaaaattatgatatataacaataatgaaagaaaattatgataaaatatgacttaaagatttttataacagcatttcacagtactgtacgtatagcctactcaacttacgaccacatTGTGTTACGGCTGGCCTATCAGAACCAAttatggtcataagtcgagcactagctgtacgtTAGTTACAGAAAAGCATGCATAAATGGCTGAGGGTGATTCTTTTTTGAATTATCTGAAACACATTAAGAGAATTGGTCATAGCATAAAGAGTTGAAATATTTCTGTGTCACAATCTGTATCCTGTAAAGAAGGATGTAAAACTCTGCTGAGTAGGATAAAACAATTGGGTGAATGAGCCTGAGAAAAAGAATGCTCAAATATACCTCATATTTCCAGTAATAAAAAGCCAACCACTCAATTCCCAATAGTAAGAGTAATTACCCTTCAGAGACATTTTCAAAAACTTCACAGGGTTGAAGCATCTCaagtttgcattttaaatattgagaaactgattctataatttatatattctaaaatttctGAAGAAAACATAGTGGACAAGAAGGATGCATTATCATATTTCAAATTTTACCATAAGGGTCCTGTGGTAAAGGAAATTTTGGGATTAACTAAAGGAGAGACACATATATTAATGGAATAAGATACAGATCTTGAATTTATCCTACACAAATATAGTCAACTGAGTTTTGACAATGGTGCCCAGACAAACCAAGGGAGAAAGGATActctttttataaaatgatgctgggaaattGGGTATCAATGTTGTTTAAGGATTGCCTATGTTTAAAAGATACCAGTAACCCATTTCTAAGAGCGGTCACATAATTTTCATTCCCACCACCCGTTTTTGAGGGTCACAGTAGATCCACAGCTGTGTCAGCCCATGGCGTTTCAACCTTTATTTTTTAGCCATTCTGAGTATGTGTTGGTACCATGCTGTGGGGGTAATGTCCACTATTTGATGAATTATGGAGCTGAAGGACAATAGAAAGATAACCATGCATGGAATATCAATGTTTGTAAGTTGCATGTTAAAGTAAttgcttgttttcttattgtCTACTGTCATCTTTcaaatttaaacttatttttaaaatattctcaatcCCAGCCTCTTGcttcattttgaatttgaaaaTATCCTTTCCCACTGTGTCCCATTGTGTGATATTCTTTTCATACTATTGTTGTGTCTATGGGAACAGTTAGTGGATTCAGTTTACCAGTTTCTGCACTAAGTTTATGCTTTGGTATCCTTAAGAAAAACTTTGCTTCCACAAAACTATAAaggtatttttctacatttttttgctaaagaaaaagtaattgtTTACTCTTTACATTTTGATCTGTAGTCCATCTGACATAGATTATTGTTAATGGTGTTAAACAGGCATAAAAAATACCCTAGTTCCAGGGACTCACCCAACTGGTCCAGCACTATGTGGTAGAAAGAccatgatctatccactgtacaGCAATACTCTCAGTCATGATTCAGGTGACCCTACATGAGTGTTCTGAGTCTGGATTCTTCCTTCTGCTCCAGTGGATGAGGTATCTCTGCTTTTCAGTGATTCAGAGCTCCAATATCTCCATCTAATTCTCAATGGCTGGTTTCCTTTCCCCCTTGTCTCATGTAGGGTGAATTCTCAGCACATTGGTAGGGGAGGGTTGTCATCACTGTGCTACACATGAAGGAAGTGTAACCAAGAGAGGAAGTAGGTGCTCAAGTGTCCTTCAACCATTCAGGATGTGGTAGAGCCACCATGatatttaaagtgtgtgtgtatgtgtgtgtgtgtgtgtgtgtgtgtgtgttttacagatTTCTTACTCATAAATGTCAATCTTCTCTGAATCCTGAAGAGTCTCCACAGTTTAAAGATGAGGGTAATTCCCAGAACAGACTGCTCCAAAGAGGCAGAAATGACTCAAATGAGTGACCCCAAGGAAATGGAGAGAAGCTCCATTTGCTCAAAGAAAGAGTCAGGTGGAAACTGTGTGAAGTAGAACCTGTGTTCCAGGGCCAGGAGGGAGAGCTGAGTTTTCCCACAGAAGCAGAGTGTATTGCACAGACCTGTCAGACTCGTTTGTCACTCACCACTTGGATCACTGTCACTGAGGGCACCTTGGTGTCTCCAGTCAATGTAGAAACTGAGGAGAGGTCGCCCTTCACACCCACCAAGGCAGTACTTATGTCCATCATTTTTCTGATTGTTGAGTTCCACCCTCACTGCCTTCTCCAGTTCACCCTTCTCATCAATCTTTCTAATTTCATTTCAGTATCTCTTCATTTCTGCTCAAAATTCTTCCACGGTCCTCACGGTGTTCTAGATAAACTACATTATTTTCTGAACTGAAGGGTGTTCATGATCATACAGGTGTGACCCTCTAACCTCACTCTCACTAGACTGCTTCGCTCAATCATACAGGTGCAGTTACACCATGAACACACCCTaactcacacattcacacactcacAACATCTGCTATTGACCATTTCCTTACTCCTCCATATCTGTTTCTCTGAGCTCTGTAGAACTAGCAAATTCCTAGTGAAGCCCTGCTAACAGCACAGGACTAGAAGCAACACTGAGATtccttcttctcatttctcttctctacATGTGTGTCTGACTACTGAGGGGTGTGCAAGGATGGTGTGCTAAATTCACTTAAGTCATTCATGTAACATTGGTGGAAACACAAGAATTGAAGTTCAATTACTGTTGATACTATATTTTATTGACGTAGGTTTTATTTCTCTAGCTCATTTGTAACACATGGCACATGTGATCTTCATAATTCAATCTGACGATAGCAGTTTATTCCTATATATTCATTTTGTCTTATAAACATAATCCAGCATACTTACATGATAGAGAGCACTCCATGACCTGccactccctcactctctcttgcTCCTGTCCAAATAGCCTCTTTGTCTCCAGGGTTCTCTAAAACGTTCCTTCCTCTCAAGAATTTTTTCACTCCCATCTCTATAGACTCCACCACCTCAAACTGCCACTCCTTAAACCAGAGTCTAGTCATGGCTAAAGATGGTtgcatgtttttttctctttctcccttgtaAGTAATGTAATGGAAACATTAAGCCTAGAATGTTCATATTCTGCTAAGAAGAGTTTCCAAAATACAGGAATGGGTTCCCTGGATCACAGGTGCATTTCTGATGTCTGTCACAAATGGTCAGCAAGTAGTAGgtgatcagaaaatatttgtCAGAGGACGAGTCAAAGACAAAAAGTAAATTTTGTTTGTGGAAGGTTAGAAAAAAGGTATTGAGTCTGATTAAGAGCCGGCCTGTTGCGCGTCCACTCAGAATGAGACTCTGTGTCCTGCACTTCCTGATTAGGAGCTCAGACCAGCCAGAATGTCCTGTGGAACATTTCAAAGATAACATGGGAGTCAGAAGAGACCTATATCTGGGCTGAGTGTCTCCAGAGAAGCTGTAATCCTCTTGAGCCCTCATCATGGAAAAACCCAGAGAAAGACCAAGGAAGGGGCTGTACCCTTGGTGTGGGTCCACAGCTGTGGGAACCCGGAAGGGTGGCAGCCCCTGACTCACCACATCCTGTGCGTCTCTGTCCTTCAGGCCCAGGGGCTCCTCCATCTGCAGAGCGGGAGCACTCCGAGCAGACGCCATgctgtccctcctctctgctcttctctgcctTGGTCAGTTGTGGACACAGGGTGGGGGCAGAAGAAGGAGTGGACAGGGTGGCTCACATCTCTTCTTCTTGAGAAAACTCAGGCTCAAGAGGCTTGAGTTTTTGGTGTCCCGTTGAAAGAAAATCAACTTCGATGTTTTGGTGCAAATATCTTACATGGACTCTCTTCCAGGGCTGAGTCTGGGCCAGAGGACCCGCATGCAGACAGGTGAGTCCTCTCCAGGCTCCGTGTCCCACCTCTTACTTCACCCCCTGGGGCTCAGGAGGGAGCACAGAGTTCCTGGTGTGAGGTGTCTTGGGGTTACCTGAGGaatgagtggggtggggggagtcttAGTAATACAGTCTCTGATTTCCTTCCAGAGATGCTACCTAAACCCACCATCTGGGCTGAGCCAAGTTCTGTGATCCCCTGGGAGAGTAATGTGACAATCTGGTGTCAGGGGACCTTGCAGGCCCAGGAGTTCCATCTGTATACAGAAGACATGAATACGTCCTTGGACAGACAGAAACCACTGGAGCCTGGAGACAAGGCCAAATTCTTCATAAAAGACTTATATGCAGGGAGATACTACTGTAAATACTTCAGCCCCACTGGCTGGTCAGAGCACAGTGAACCCCTGGAGCTAGTGGGAACAGGTGCAAGGACACTCAGAAtctcagcctcaggctctgccaTCTGGAAGGGGGTCTGCTCCAAGGGGTCTCCCCTCTCACAACCCAGCCCTGGGGGACATGAGGGAGGCGTGAGCCCCATCTAacatgctgcctcctcctctcctaggATCCTATGGTAAACCcagcctctcagccctgcccagccctgttgTGACCTCAGGAGGGAACGTGACCCTCCAGTGTGGCTCAGTACAGGCATTTGACAGTTTTGTTCTGACTAAAGATGGAGAACACAAGCTCTCCTGGACCCTGAACTCACATCGTCATGGCAATAAGTGGTTTCGGGTGCTGTTTCCTGTGGACTCTATGAACCTCAACCACAACTGGACATTCAGATGCTATGGATATTTTAACAAAAGCCCCCATGAGTGGTCTCACCCCAGTGACCCCCTGGATCTACTGGTCTCACGTGAGGTGCCCCCAATCCCATCAGAAGTTGGATGAGAATCAGGGGACTCTGAGTCATGGTCTCATAGCAGACATCTGCCCTTCAGATCCATTCATCATttctcactccccccccctcccctgagTTTTGAAGGTGACGGGTGGGCAGAGGGAGTGTCTTCAGG
The Saccopteryx bilineata isolate mSacBil1 chromosome 3, mSacBil1_pri_phased_curated, whole genome shotgun sequence DNA segment above includes these coding regions:
- the LOC136328816 gene encoding leukocyte immunoglobulin-like receptor subfamily B member 4 — its product is MLSLLSALLCLGLSLGQRTRMQTEMLPKPTIWAEPSSVIPWESNVTIWCQGTLQAQEFHLYTEDMNTSLDRQKPLEPGDKAKFFIKDLYAGRYYCKYFSPTGWSEHSEPLELVGTGSYGKPSLSALPSPVVTSGGNVTLQCGSVQAFDSFVLTKDGEHKLSWTLNSHRHGNKWFRVLFPVDSMNLNHNWTFRCYGYFNKSPHEWSHPSDPLDLLVSRGSDDQSILPTESSPQRGLPWYLFVLIGVSVTLILLLSLLLSLLLFQHQSQSKGRTLDAAVEDSQADEGMDVDPQQNKHDTVSQGVTYAQVNLSRSRLRQGMATSVALSGGWVDRKDRQAEGDRQMDSPADAPDAPQDVTYVQMNHKVLRQEATSLSSPSEEPSDEPSVYAALAVH